Proteins encoded in a region of the Anopheles aquasalis chromosome 2, idAnoAquaMG_Q_19, whole genome shotgun sequence genome:
- the LOC126570647 gene encoding UPF0764 protein C16orf89-like: MVTRAVLVLLVAIGRGSAGPAPTGAVSSSWNTMEQDLAPDALLVRLDRLVNVCVANYEDLTTDLLLGIAIANAQLKHLLEQPLAGPRRVFVESLAKKCDFVESRIESIFSFPSGPNAVVSKLLINADFWKMNEEQPPRGAHRSKLTPHNRRRRREPVKPDDPLLLMEDYLQAIDAGGPSELQSDECLSELLVNESENEFNASVVASSKRLLLSPECSGAMSLRKRSYGYHLTHKLLFYIVLGRQGFANVDRTFVVDGQRRLCEAILREAELIAAFGFPELFRDLFMEQLFLCAFSQADALPEFTDPAWLAAVLGWQNGAGCFKYSADDGEDETATGNRNPLTTHCSTHMTGVGAALLALFARLQLE; this comes from the exons ATGGTGACCAGAGCGGTGcttgtgttgctggtggccattggCCGTGGTTCGGCCGGACCGGCCCCTACCGGAGCGGTATCGTCTTCCTGGAACACGATGGAGCAAGATCTAGCCCCGGATGCGCTGCTCGTACGCCTGGACCGGCTCGTGAACGTTTGTGTGGCCAACTACGAGGATCTAACGACCGATCTGCTGCTCGGCATTGCCATCGCCAATG CACAATTAAAACATCTGCTGGAGCAACCACTGGCAGGACCACGGCGAGTGTTTGTCGAATCGTTGGCCAAGAAGTGCGACTTTGTCGAAAGCCGCATCGAAAGTATCTTCTCCTTTCCCAGTGGTCCCAATGCGGTTG TTTCCAAACTGCTGATAAACGCCGATTTCTGGAAGATGAATGAAGAGCAACCACCACGTGGCGCGCATCGCTCCAAACTGACCCCACACAATAGACGACGCAGAAGAGAACCGGTAAAGCCGGATGatccgctgctgttgatggaaGACTATCTGCAGGCAATCGATGCCGGTGGTCCGAGTGAGCTGCAGTCCG ATGAGTGCTTATCGGAACTGCTGGTCAACGAGTCGGAGAACGAGTTCAACGCCAGCGTCGTTGCGTCGTCCAAGCGCCTACTGCTCAGCCCGGAGTGCAGTGGGGCAATGTCACTGCGAAAGCGATCCTACGGTTACCATTTGACGCACAA ATTGCTGTTCTACATCGTGCTCGGCCGTCAAGGGTTTGCGAACGTCGACCGTACGTTCGTGGTGGACGGGCAACGGCGCCTGTGTGAGGCGATACTGCGCGAAGCGGAGCTGATTGCTGCGTTCGGCTTTCCGGAGCTGTTCCGCGATCTCTTCATGGAGCAGCTGTTCCTGTGCGCGTTCAGCCAGGCCGACGCACTGCCCGAGTTCACCGATCCGGCCTGGCTAGCGGCCGTCCTGGGCTGGCAGAATGGTGCCGGTTGCTTCAAGTATTCGGCGGATGACGGTGAAGACGAgacggcaaccggcaaccggaatCCACTGACCACACACTGTTCCACCCATATGACCGGTGTCGGTGCGGCTCTGCTAGCACTGTTTGCCCGGTTGCAGCTAGAGTGA
- the LOC126570643 gene encoding G-protein coupled receptor 143-like, giving the protein MADPTIQTFCCHNRIRSPPAIKLMAEFDTDGYIVVCLVSSVFGIAGAIYQIWIRHEDGPSHHAVRRRRGGELTLSSQNLGRQIIVWLAVADLCASFGVFLRAALWKYINDVLPPDSDVDDTTNVIFCAVSSAWIQYFYMCTWLWTLCYAINVRRQLSGARYALRTYHYYVWSIAAVLTGIGLTVLYVPDADCHNVHDMATAYMRILPNYVMTYGPMIAVMIVNPVLYCQASREVDRQLVARFSQMSNTERDLMAKFKLKFSLINLVFYVCWLPNLVNGIVLWTMWYSLPYTMVITVWYIMAIMNPLQAFLNTLVYQKWNCRWRLWRHASTDTSRDTRRRNRSSLVFSEGTPLLQAKAGSPFASSLQLHQPSVDLIPTPTRSINSCSLV; this is encoded by the exons ATGGCGGATCCAACGATACAGACGTTCTGTTGCCACAACCGGATACGATCACCACCGGCCATCAAGCTGATGGCAGAGTTCGACACCGATGGGTACATCGTGGTGTGCCTGGTATCGTCGGTGTTCGGCATCGCCGGAGCCATCTATCAG ATTTGGATCCGCCATGAAGATGGTCCCTCTCATCACGCGGTACGCCGAAGACGTGGCGGAGAACTGACACTGTCCAGCCAGAACCTTGGCCGGCAGATCATCGTATGGCTAGCGGTAGCGGATCTGTGTGCCTCGTTCGGTGTGTTTCTGCGGGCGGCACTCTGGAAGTACATCAACGATGTACTACCACCGGATAGCGATGTGGACGATACCACGAACGTCATTTTCTGTGCCGTCTCGTCCGCCTGGATACAGTACTTTTACATGTGCACCTGGCTGTGGACCCTGTGCTACGCCATCAACGTGCGTCGGCAGCTGAGTGGGGCAAGGTATGCCCTGCGTACCTACCACTACTACGTGTGGAGCATAGCGGCCGTACTGACGGGTATCGGGCTCACCGTACTCTACGTACCGGATGCAGA CTGCCACAATGTGCACGATATGGCTACGGCCTATATGCGAATCCTGCCCAACTACGTGATGACTTATGGGCCAATGATTGCCGTTATGATCGTTAATCCGGTGCTGTACTGTCAGGCATCGCGCGAAGTGGACCGCCAGCTGGTGGCACGCTTCAGCCAGATGTCGAACACGGAGCGTGATCTGATGGCCAAGTTTAAGCTCAAGTTCTCGCTCATCAACCTCGTGTTCTATGTCTGCTGGTTACCGAATCTGGTGAACGGAATCGTTCTGTGGACGATGTGGTATAGCTTACCGTACACGATGGTCATCACCGTTTGGTACATCATG GCCATCATGAATCCACTGCAGGCGTTCCTTAATACGCTCGTGTACCAGAAGTGGAACTGTCGCTGGAGACTTTGGCGCCACGCGAGTACGGATACGAGTCGTGATACGAGG CGTCGGAATCGTAGCTCGTTGGTATTCAGCGAGGGTACACCATTGCTTCAAGCGAAGGCAGGATCTCCGTTTGCGTCTTCACTCCAGCTACATCAACCGTCAGTCGACCTGataccgacaccgacgcgtAGTATCAACTCGTGCTCGCTAGTCTGA
- the LOC126570685 gene encoding THO complex subunit 2, which translates to MFNADIWKTWERSGKAEFLKQCKALLKDDKQSPLFAKNDRKSGISRAIYELLSRGIHGQLKKESVLLMIGELVSLHNDVPSILMDIYGIFDAETATISASGDAPTNEERATFCYIVKETDRYVSEKLLKERLEIDTLQDVGTTKNRSFYTRFIKVKTKLYYKQRRFNLFREESEGYAKLITELNQEFSQGTITVQDILEIIKSLIGCFNLDPNRVLDIILESFEARPEQDRIFIPLLQAYINDGNIICEVLGYKYRYFADVQTPASLFKVTALLLQHGVIKLEDIYAWLNPPDKTIIADWEAEMAQAKEYVRKLNVILTNKDKEQEQEPELEMAPEKKYGLNQKWGLCEALLLIGDWTTAQQLIRKLPDQSVVVHEPIARALCRLLHIIIEPVYRLKCALPANIKGRSVTTAYGTLSKLAPPPVTSLTKLRVHAFPMFIALGPSLHFDPVLVYKLLRLMRVILTDMNVDPLKPPVPSSTGTTTEQEQLYYDILSLLDSSALPTLAYMDCNSCVAEEIWSIVKLYPYQYRYGLYARWKNETYQLQPRLIQRRGAAQKQIKALMKRVSKENSKQSGRSIGKLSHCSPGFLFEYILLQIQIYDNLITPVVDSLKYLTSLSYDVLGYCLIEALEQVDRNPMQNDGTSISLWLQSLANFCGAIYKKYNIELSGLLQYVANQLKAHKSLDLLILKEVVQKMAGIEAAEEMTSEQLQAMCGGELLRGEAGYFSQVRNTKKSSQRLKDALASNDLAVALCLLIAQQKHCVIYRETAQSHLKLVGKLYDQCQDTLVQFGTFLGSTYSVEEYVERLPTIHSMLQRYHIHSDVAFFLARPMFSHAINQKYDQLRKADTNAKKLSTAQKMAKYLEATAHVMGPVIESVRPLHPLKVWEDISPQFLVSFWSLSMYDLQVPVESYQREINKLKQLSVAVMESKEQNASKNKKEQERYIALMDKLQDERKKQQEHVDKILHRLTNEKDCWFLSRSAKSAKNETITQFLQLCLFPRCTFTALDAIYCAKFVHTIHNLKTANFSTLLCYDRIFCDITYSVTSCTENEATRYGRFLCAMLETVMRWHSEEATFNKECANYPGFVTKFRVSNQYSEAIDHVNYENYRHVCHKWHYKITKAMVFCLDSKDYMQIRNSLIILMRILPHFPVLAKLSQIIEKKVEKVREEEKNQRQDLFVLASSYIGQLKAKAGQMMLESDFHQVPEKTASKPATAASAAQASSVTSDQQQQQQQQQQQQQNQQESSTKVSLNGGDVKSGQGSRQTQAGSGTMGNGTISGGNAGGNSSSSTTPTTGGSGSSTSNGNLNSDNHRGSGGTGDGQPKKDQSAYSSSRDAIISGTSSVGGTLSVSKSSKELKREERAREKEREREEAAAAAAALLSEKKREKRRDKRDHYDHERESRASERELPVQRDRSERDLSSVSNSSNEQQPPHNSGSNRRSQDPPEHDREMKRRKLEGSKSKHDDGAGGQQLVTESKKDRSSKTKEKRDKTDEEKELRKERKLGRKRDRTEEALLLDKRLRREEEKASKLASVYQNGDNDGDLQPISVSSSSHREKHHHHHLKEKSPSYGSSSGSGSVLRDHRERSHDRGLESGGRGEKQYFTKTSRTRSGY; encoded by the exons ATGTTCAACGCCGATATCTGGAAGACCTGGGAACGTAGCGGAAAAGCGGAATT CTTGAAACAATGCAAAGCGCTACTGAAGGACGATAAGCAAAGCCCACTGTTTGCGAAGAATGACCGGAAAAGCGGAATCTCTCGGGCAATCTACGAACTGCTTTCGCGCGGGATCCATGGCCAGCTTAAGAAGGAaagtgtgctgctgatgattggCGAGCTGGTG AGTCTTCACAATGATGTTCCTTCGATACTTATGGACATCTACGGCATATTCGATGCGGAGACGGCAACGATCTCAGCCAGCGGTGACGCACCGACGAACGAAGAGCGTGCCACGTTCTGCTATATCGTGAAGGAAACGGATCGTTACGTGTCGGAGAAGCTACTGAAGGAGCGGCTCGAGATCGACACGCTGCAGGACGTGGGCACGACCAAGAATCGGAGCTTCTACACACGCTTCATCAAAGTGAAGACGAAGCTTTA CTACAAGCAGCGCCGCTTTAATCTATTCCGCGAGGAAAGCGAAGGATATGCGAAGCTAATCACCGAACTGAACCAGGAGTTTAGCCAAGGCACGATCACGGTGCAGGACATACTGGAGATTATTAAATCGTTGATTGGCTGTTTCAACCTCGATCCGAACCGTGTGCTGGACATCATTCTCGAGTCGTTCGAAGCACGGCCAGAGCAGGATCGCATCTTCATTCCACTGCTGCAAGCGTACATCAACGATGGTAACATCATCTGCGAGGTGCTCGGTTATAAGTATCGCTACTTTGCGGACGTGCAAACGCCTGCTTCGTTGTTCAAGGTgacggcgctgctgctgcagcacggtGTCATCAAGCTGGAAGACATTTACGCCTGG CTCAATCCACCGGACAAGACGATCATTGCGGACTGGGAAGCGGAGATGGCACAGGCGAAGGAGTACGTCCGCAAGCTGAACGTGATACTCACGAACAAGGACaaggagcaggaacaggaaccggAACTGGAGATGGCACCGGAGAAGAAGTACGGACTCAATCAAAAGTGGGGCCTGTGCGAAGCGTTGCTACTGATCGGTGACTGGACGACGGCGCAGCAGCTGATCCGTAAGCTGCCCGATCAGTCGGTGGTTGTGCACGAACCGATCGCACGCGCCCTCTGCCGATTgctgcacatcatcatcgagcccGTCTATCGGCTCAAGTGTGCGCTGCCGGCGAACATTAAGGGCCGCTCGGTGACCACGGCCTACGGTACACTGAGCaagctggcaccaccaccggttaccTCGCTAACCAAGCTACGAGTTCACGCCTTTCCCATGTTCATCGCGCTCGGACCATCGTTACACTTcgatccggtgctggtgtacAAACTGTTGCGCCTGATGCGCGTCATTCTGACCGACATGAACGTCGATCCGTTGAAGCCGCCCGTACCGTCGAGCACGGGTACGACGACCGAGCAGGAACAGCTGTACTACGACATTCTGTCGCTGCTCGATTCATCGGCGTTACCAACCTTGGCCTATATGGACTGCAATTCCTGTGTGGCGGAGGAGATTTGGTCGATTGTTAAGCTGTATCCGTACCAGTACCGGTACGGGTTGTACGCTCGGTGGAAAAACGAAACGTACCAGCTGCAACCGAGGCTGATTCAGAGAAGGGGTGCAGCACAGAAGCAAATCAAAGCGCTCATGAAGCGTGTCAGCAAGGAAAATAGCAAACagagcggtcgatcgatcggtaaaCTCAGTCACTGCTCACCGGGATTTCTCTTTGAATAC ATTCTGCTGCAGATTCAAATCTACGACAATCTCATCACACCCGTGGTGGATTCGCTGAAGTATCTTACCTCCCTCTCGTACGACGTGCTCGGCTACTGCCTGATCGAAGCGCTCGAGCAGGTCGACCGGAATCCGATGCAGAACGATGGTACCAGCATCTCGCTGTGGTTGCAAAGTTTGGCCAACTTTTGCGGTGCGATCTATAAGAAGTACAACATTGAGCTGAGCGGGCTGCTGCAGTACGTGGCAAACCAGCTGAAGGCACACAAAAGCCTCGACCTGTTGATCCTCAAGGAGGTGGTACAAAAGATGGCCGGTATTGAGGCGGCGGAAGAGATGACGAGCGAACAGCTGCAGGCGATGTGCGGCGGAGAGCTGCTGCGTGGTGAGGCCGGCTACTTTAGCCAGGTGCGCAACACGAAAAAGTCATCGCAGCGGCTGAAAGATGCACTGGCGAGCAACGATCTCGCTGTGGCGCTCTGTCTATTGATTGCCCAGCAGAAACACTGCGTTATCTATCGCGAGACGGCCCAGAGTCACCTGAAGTTGGTGGGGAAGCTTTACGATCAGTGTCAGGATACGCTGGTACAGTTCGGTACGTTCCTAGGGTCGACCTACTCGGTCGAAGAGTACGTCGAGCGGTTGCCCACGATACACAGTATGCTGCAGCGCTACCACATCCACTCGGATGTGGCATTCTTCCTCGCCCGTCCCATGTTCTCGCACGCCATCAAT CAAAAGTACGATCAGCTGAGGAAAGCGGACACAAACGCGAAGAAGCTCTCGACGGCACAGAAGATGGCCAAGTACCTGGAGGCAACGGCGCACGTTATGGGGCCGGTGATTGAGTCGGTTCGCCCGCTACATCCGCTCAAAGTTTGGGAAGACATCAGTCCCCAGTTTCTCGTTAGCTTCTGGTCACTCTCGATGTACGATCTCCAGGTGCCTGTCGAGAGCTATCAGCGCGAGATCAACAAACTGAAGCAACTATCGGTGGCAGTCATGGAATCGAAGGAACAGAATGCGTCCAAGAACAAAAAGGAGCAAGAACGGTACATTGCACTGATGGACAAGCTACAGGACGAGCGCAAGAAGCAACAGGAGCACGTGGACAAGATCCTGCACCGGTTAACGAACGAGAAGGACTGCTGGTTCCTGTCGCGATCGGCTAAATCggccaaaaacgaaaccattACTCAGTTCCTGCAACTCTGCCTATTTCCACGCTGCACGTTTACCGCGCTTGATGCGATCTACTGTGCCAAGTTTGTGCACACGATCCACAACCTCAAGACGGCCAACTTCTCTACACTGTTGTGCTACGATCGG ATCTTTTGTGACATTACGTACTCGGTGACGTCGTGCACGGAGAACGAGGCTACCCGGTATGGGCGGTTTCTGTGTGCGATGCTGGAAACGGTTATGCGCTGGCACTCGGAAGAGGCCACTTTCAACAAGGAGTGCGCCAACTATCCCGGTTTTGTGACCAAGTTCCGCGTTAGCAACCAGTATTCGGAGGCGATCGATCATGTAAACTACGAGAACTATCGGCACGTGTGCCACAAGTGGCACTACAAGATCACCAAGGCGATGGTGTTCTGCCTTGACTCGAAGGATTACATGCAGATCCGCAATTCGCTCATCATTCTGATGCGCATCCTGCCACACTTTCCGGTGCTAGCCAAACTGTCGCAGATCATCGAAAAGAAGGTGGAAAAGGTGcgggaagaggagaaaaatcAACGCCAGGATTTGTTCGTGCTCGCCTCGAGCTACATCGGTCAGCTGAAGGCGAAGGCTGGCCAGATGATGCTCGAATCAGATTTCCACCAGGTACCGGAGAAGACGGCATCGAAACCGGCGACGGCAGCGTCAGCAGCGCAAGCCAGCTCGGTGACgagtgaccagcagcagcagcaacaacagcaacaacagcagcaacagaatcaaCAGGAATCGAGCACGAAAGTGTCGTTAAACGGTGGCGATGTGAAAA GTGGCCAAGGGTCGCGCCAAACCCAGGCTGGCTCAGGAACAATGGGAAATGGTACAATCTCCGGTGGCAACGCTGGTGGCAATTCTAGCTcatccaccacccccaccacggGTGGCAGTGGTTCTTCAACCTCCAATGGAAACCTCAACAGCGATAATCATCGTGGATCAGGCGGCACCGGTGATGGACAACCGAAGAAGGACCAGTCAGCCTATTCGAGCTCACGTGACGCAATCATCTCGGGCACTAGCAGTGTCGGTGGTACCTTGTCCGTCTCTAAATCATCGAAGGAGCTAAAGCGAGAAGAGCGTGCCCGGGAGaaggaacgcgaacgcgaggaagcagctgcagcggctgccGCACTACTGTCCGAGAAGAAGCGTGAGAAGCGTCGTGATAAGCGTG ATCACTATGACCACGAGCGCGAATCGCGAGCCAGTGAACGGGAACTGCCGGTACAGCGAGACCGGAGCGAACGGGATCTCAGTTCAGTATCGAACTCGAGCAAtgagcagcaaccaccacacaacagcggcagcaaccgCCGTAGTCAGGACCCACCGGAACATGATAGAG AAATGAAACGTCGCAAACTGGAAGGATCTAAG AGCAAAcacgacgatggtgctggcggtCAGCAGCTGGTGACGGAATCGAAGAAGGATCGCAGCAGCAAGACGAAAGAGAAGCGTGACAAGACTGACGAAGAGAAGGAACTCCGTAAAGAGCGCAAGCTGGGACGCAAGCGG GATCGCACCGAGGAGGCACTGCTGCTCGACAAGCGGTTACGacgggaggaggagaaggccaGCAAATTGGCCTCGGTATACCAGAACGGTGACAACGATGGCGATCTGCAGCCGATTTCGGTCTCTTCCTCGTCACACCGCgagaagcaccaccatcaccatctgaAGGAGAAATCACCTTCTtacgggagcagcagcggtagcggtaGTGTGCTACGTGATCACCGTGAACGATCACACGATCGTGGGCTCGAGAGCGGTGGCCGGGGCGAGAAACAGTACTTTACGAAAACGTCCAGAACGCGTTCCGGTTACTAG
- the LOC126570683 gene encoding NTF2-related export protein yields MASAQLDQAMRVKIDTACTTAEEFTKLYYESVDKKRHQMSRLYMDNGVVVWNGNGANGKEQIEKFFNDLPRTEHTISTLDAQPIVDDSVSTQMTFLVQVSGTARLKDGPLKPFQQTFMITAQGDKWRIVSDCFRLQDGIF; encoded by the exons ATGGCCAGCGCACAATTAGATCAG GCCATGCGTGTGAAGATTGATACAGCGTGCACGACGGCGGAAGAGTTTACGAAGCTGTACTACGAAAGCGTGGACAAGAAGCGCCAC CAAATGTCGCGGCTTTACATGGACAACGGAGTGGTGGTCTGGAATGGGAACGGAGCGAACGGCAAGGAACAGATAGAAAAGTTCTTCAACGATCTGCCCCGCACAGAGCACACCATCTCGACGCTCGATGCCCAACCGATCGTAGACGATTCCGTGTCCACTCAGATGACATTCCTGGTGCAGGTCTCGGGGACGGCCCGGTTGAAGGACGGTCCACTGAAACCATTCCAGCAGACGTTCATGATCACCGCCCAGGGCGACAAGTGGCGAATCGTGAGTGACTGTTTCCGCCTACAGGATGGCATATTTTGA
- the LOC126570614 gene encoding gastrulation defective protein 1 homolog codes for MMNRGKITFGKIKLNSAPSTQAVGQDEGENSGTSAKTEAFGSFGRITELPTQSNLTDASVEKIAVDLDNSKLQEVMGISGFGRKVAKQFDINEMVQRAKQNAPKPVLDPASINEAEEQPKNDDDDDDNDDDGDDDDDEDDVIGPVPTTAAATTGKSANTKSKRDSDDDDDDDEPEGDYDEDAPINKLPHSHEVEMRHGSKAIIALASDPSGVRLASGSMDYNVNFWDFSGMDKSMKSFRSLQPCENHPIRGLHYSFSGDMMLVVSGSSQAKVLDRDGFEKMECVKGDQYITDMSKTKGHIAGLTGGCWSPVRREEFLTSANDATLRTWVFAKTKEQRAVIKTRAQGGLKTNPTCCTYNREGTLIAAGCSDGSLQTWDTRKMFVHTTHCIRDAHAKGSDISSVLFSYAGFQLASRSTDETLKLWDMRAFRKPLHVFDGLFSRYDTTDCCFSPDDTMILTGESLPKGAQQAHLYVYDTKTFDQVTKLPITDSHVIRTLWHPKLNQIFIGCGNGVIRGLYDEKRSMRGAKLCVVRTHRRKKDSEIVSTTQIITPHALPMFRQEKTRSLRKKLEKERLDPVKSKRPDLPITSGQGGRVASSGGTLSSYVIRNLGLSKRVEDDQDPREAILKYAKEAAENPYWIAPAYSKTQPKPIFNTEDEPDAKKAKGE; via the exons ATGATGAATCGGGGCAAAATAACTTTCGGTAAAATCAAGCTGAACTCAGCACCCTCCACCCAAGCCGTCGGCCAAGATGAAGGGGAAAATTCAG GTACATCTGCGAAGACGGAAGCATTCGGATCGTTTGGCCGGATAACTGAACTACCGACACAATCGAACCTTACCGATGCGTCGGTGGAGAAGATTGCGGTCGACCTGGACAACAGCAAGCTACAGGAGGTGATGGGCATTTCTGGATTCGGCCGTAAAGTGGCCAAGCAGTTCGACATCAACGAGATGGTGCAGCGTGCCAAACAGAACGCTCCGAAACCGGTTCTGGATCCGGCCAGTATTAACGAGGCAGAAGAACAACCTAaaaatgacgacgatgacgacgacaacgatgatgatggtgatgacgatgatgatgaggacgatgtGATTGGGCCAGTGCCTActacagctgcagcaacaacaggaaaaTCAGCAAACACCAAAAGCAAACGCGattccgatgatgacgatgacgacgacgagccggAGGGTGATTACGATGAGGACGCTCCGATCAACAAGCTACCACATTCGCATGAAGTCGAGATGCGGCACGGTTCGAAAGCGATCATAGCGCTGGCTAGCGATCCGTCCGGTGTACGATTGGCATCGGGCTCGATGGATTACAATGTGAACTTTTGGGACTTTTCCGGTATGGACAAATCGATGAAGAGCTTCCGATCGTTGCAACCGTGCGAAAACCATCCAATCCGCGGTTTACACTATTCCTTCTCCGGTGATATGATGCTGGTCGTGTCGGGAAGCTCCCAGGCCAAGGTGCTCGATCGCGATGGGTTCGAGAAGATGGAGTGTGTCAAGGGTGACCAGTACATTACCGACATGTCCAAGACGAAGGGTCACATTGCGGGACTGACCGGTGGTTGCTGGAGTCCCGTTCGCCGGGAAGAGTTCCTGACAAGTGCCAACGATGCCACACTGCGAACCTGGGTGTTTGCCAAGACGAAAGAGCAACGTGCAGTCATCAAAACGCGAGCACAAGGTGGACTCAAAACGAACCCAACCTGCTGTACGTACAATCGCGAGGGTACACTGATAGCGGCCGGTTGTAGCGATGGATCGCTGCAAACCTGGGACACACGCAAGATGTTTGTCCACACGACGCACTGCATCCGGGATGCGCATGCAAAGGGATCGGACATTTCATCAGTGCTCTTCTCGTACGCCGGCTTCCAACTGGCTTCCCGGTCGACCGATGAAACGTTGAAGCTGTGGGACATGCGAGCATTCCGGAAACCGTTGCACGTGTTCGATGGGTTGTTCAGTCGGTACGATACGACCGATTGCTGCTTCAGTCCTGACGATACGATGATACTGACCGGGGAATCGCTACCGAAGGGTGCCCAGCAGGCCCATCTGTACGTGTACGATACGAAAACGTTCGATCAGGTGACCAAGCTTCCCATAACGGATTCGCACGTAATCCGCACACTGTGGCACccgaaattgaatcaaatctTCATCGGTTGCGGCAACGGAGTGATTCGTGGATTGTATGATGAAAAGCGCAGTATGCGTGGTGCGAAGCTGTGCGTCGTGCGTACCCATCGACGCAAGAAGGACTCCGAGATCGTTAGCACAACGCAGATCATCACGCCGCACGCACTACCCATGTTCCGGCAGGAGAAAACACGATCCCTTCGTAAGAAGCTCGAGAAGGAACGGTTAGATCCGGTGAAATCGAAGCGTCCCGATTTGCCCATCACCAGTGGTCAGGGTGGACGTGTGGCCAGCTCCGGTGGTACCCTGTCGTCGTACGTGATCCGTAATCTCGGGTTAAGCAAGCGCGTAGAGGATGATCAGGATCCGCGTGAGGCGATCCTCAAGTATGCGAAGGAAGCCGCCGAAAACCCGTACTGGATTGCACCGGCATACTCGAAGACGCAACCCAAACCCATCTTCAACACGGAGGATGAACCGGATGCGAAGAAAGCGAAGGGAGAATAG
- the LOC126570646 gene encoding uncharacterized protein LOC126570646: MTKKEAVLRGKTPVTMLQEICMGKRLPTPTYQYLGESSSPAGPHVKTFQHKVLAMGQEALGLGRSKQDSKHEAAWQMIRVLLDLPPDEDEREGVVSSGGTAEDAPLDVGVDKVSQVRDICVQRNFPLPEFELVRSYGPSHAPVFEYECRIRDIVRRGSHSTKKGAKQIACQEMVKTLQAMPVEETSLQLVAVDTAIEQDENDMEKVIQTYREYSQSDNKKRLGVSIAERYKFFQELPESRIAEALSVMADESETVREKCYRIPQALGLKYTINQHDTNVPTTAGGYMGTFELNNSEYDSYIVGQGDELFENVYRYFCNMLNYTQPRNVEEDIAYETELITLMWDKFCECPDPVKPCDDGPTPSKSLRKC; this comes from the exons ATGACGAAAAAGGAAGCGGTGTTGCGAGGGAAAACGCCGGTGACGATGTTGCAGGAAATTTGTATGGGAAAACGGCTCCCTACGCCGACGTATCAGTACTTGGGTGAGTCATCGTCTCCGGCCGGTCCGCACGTGAAAACCTTCCAGCACAAGGTCCTGGCGATGGGCCAAGAAGCGCTGGGGTTGGGTCGGTCCAAGCAGGACTCGAAACATGAAGCGGCCTGGCAGATGATACGCGTACTACTGGACCTCCCTcccgacgaggacgagcgggagggggtggtCAGTTCCGGTGGCACGGCTGAAGATGCACCGCTGGATGTGGGGGTGGACAAAGTGAGCCAGGTGCGGGACATCTGCGTGCAGCGCAACTTTCCCCTGCCCGAGTTCGAACTGGTACGCAGCTACGGTCCATCGCATGCTCCGGTGTTTGAGTATGAATGTCGCATCCGGGACATTGTGCGCCGTGGCTCACACTCGACCAAGAAGGGCGCGAAGCAGATCGCTTGCCAGGAGATGGTCAAAACACTCCAGGCC ATGCCGGTAGAGGAAACCAGTTTGCAGCTGGTTGCGGTCGATACGGCCATCGAGCAGGATGAAAATGATATGGAAAAGGTAATACAGACGTACCGGGAGTACAGCCAGTCGGACAACAAGAAACGGTTGGGTGTATCAATCGCCGAACGGTACAAGTTCTTCCAGGAGCTTCCGGAATCACGCATCGCCGAAGCTCTCTCGGTGATGGCCGACGAAAGCGAGACGGTGCGCGAAAAGTGCTACCGCATTCCGCAGGCACTGGGCTTGAAATACACGATCAACCAGCACGATACCAACGTGCCAACGACCGCCGGTGGTTATATGGGCACGTTCGAGCTGAACAACTCAGAGTACGATTCCTACATCGTCGGTCAGGGAGACGAGTTGTTTGAGAATGTTTACCGTTACTTCTGCAATATGTTAAATTATACACAG CCACGTAATGTGGAAGAAGATATCGCCTATGAAACTGAACTCATTACCCTGATGTGGGATAAATTCTGTGAGTGCCCTGATCCGGTCAAACCGTGTGACGATGGGCCTACTCCTAGTAAGAGTTTACGCAAGTGTTGA